The DNA segment CAGGAATAGCGACGAACATGCCTGCCGCTGTAGACATCAGCGCTTGAGAAATCCCTGCCGCAAGCATCGCTGGATCTGTATTTCCGCCGACATTAACTGCTAAGAAGGATTCAATAATACCCAAAACAGTCCCAAGCAAGCCCAGCAAAGGGGCAATATTACCAATGGTGCCCAGCAGATTAAGATGCTTCTCTAAACGATGGATGAGCGTACTGGCACGGTTTTGTATCTGCAAGGTCATGTACTCAAGTCCACCACTTGAATACTGAATGCCTGTTGCCAACAAATCACCGAGTGGTGAACTGAGCCGTAAAGCGGCTAACTCTTCCGTAGTTAATGTGCCTTGTTTGAGCTTTGGTTCCAATGATTGAACGAGGCCGTTTGGTGCGACTTTTTTGTGCTGTAAACGGATTCCGCGTTCTATGATAATTGCAAGTGCAGCAATTGAGCAGATGACTAACGGAAACATCAGCCAGCCGCCAGCCTTAATTAACTCCCACATCTTAAATCTTCCTAATTTTGGTTAAATTATCCATAGACATCAACAACTGTAAACAACAAGGTCAACCTAGCAAATAATGTCGGATCAAGGTTGAACCGACATTACAGCCAAAATACCGTCAAGCTCATCTAATGAGTGATAGCGAATGACCAATTTTCCTTTTCCCTTAGGATTGTGACTTAACTCAACACGAGCGCCTAATCGCTCAGCAAGACGTCGTTCCAAATCCCCGATATCTGCAGGCGCCACACGAACTGGTTTTGCTGCAGGTGGATTTAATCGCTCACGAATTAACTGCTCAGTTTGACGAACTGATAAACCACGACCTACCACTACACGAGCAATAATACTTTGATCTTCGAGAGTCAACGCAAGCAGTGCACGCGCATGTCCCATATCCAGATCACCGTGATCCAGCATGGTCTTCACTTCTTCATTCAAACTCATTAAACGTAGCAAATTACTAACTGTCGCACGCGCCTTTCCGACTGTTTCAGCTATTTCCTGATGACTCATACCAAATTCATCATGGAAGCGTTGAAGTGCAAACGCCTGTTCCATTGGACTTAAATCTTCACGTTGAATGTTTTCAATCAACGCCAAGGCAATCGCTAATTCGTCCGGCAGGTCACGAATGATCGCAGGAATAACGCTAAGACCCGCTATTCGGGCTGCACGCCAACGACGCTCACCGGCGATGATTTCATATTGTGCTTCATCATCAGAGCCGCCAATACGCCGTACTACAATCGGTTGCATGACACCATGACGCTTAATCGAATCAGCAAGATCCGTTAGACTTTCTGGTGCAATTTCACGACGGGGTTGATAGACCCCACGCTGCAACTGATCCAACGATATCTCAAGTAACGCTGCATTCGCAGGTGTTAGAGTATGAGTTTCCGCTACTTCCTCTCGAACCTGTTTAATTGAACCCAACAATGCATCAAGACCACGCCCTTGCGCAAGGCCACGCTTACGAATCATAGAGACTTTCCTTTTTTAAGCTTACCCGTGCGCACAAGTTCAGCCGCTGCACTCAAATAAGATAAAGCTCCCCGCGAACCTTTTTCATAAAACATGACAGGCATCCCATGTGCAGGCGCTTCAGCTAAACGCACATTACGAGGAATAATCGTTTCCAGCATTAAATTACCAAAATGCACTGACAATTCTTGAGACACGTCATTTGCAAGGGTATTACGCGGATCAAACATGGTGCGTAAAACGCCACGAATTTTTAGCTCAGGATTTAAGGCGTCACGTATGCGATCTATCGTGGCAGATAGGTCCGCCAGGCCCTCTAGTGCATAATACTCACACTGCATAGGAATAATCACCCCTGTTGCAGCACTTAATGCATTAATAGTCAGCAAATTGAGACTTGGTGCGCAATCAATTAAAATAAAATCGTACTGATCTTCGACTTTTGCTAATGCCGTCTTTAAAATAAATTCTCGTTCTGTTCGTTCAAACAATGAAATCTCAACACCAGCCAAATCACGGTTTGAGCCCATTAACCGATAACCCACTTGAGTTGGCTGAATAACCGCTTCAATTGGCGCAACTTCGAGTAAGACATCGGTCACACTATAAGGCAGTTCTGTTTTCTGTAACCCAGACCCCATTGTGGCATTGCCTTGTGGATCCAAATCGATAAGTAAAACTCTTTTTTTCAGTACACCCAATGATGCGGCTAAATTGACAGCCGTCGTTGTTTTTCCGACCCCGCCCTTTTGGTTTGCCACAGCCCAAATTTCAGGTCTCTTTCGAGGAGATATGTCGGTCATGTTCATTCAATTCCGAAAGGTTACACATAGTAAAGTTGAGATATATTAAAGGATGTTCGCAATTGCGTTTGTCACTTTTTTAGGCAGTCATTTTTTTAGTCAGTAAAATCAAATGCCTTTGTTCATCTAGAGCTGGAACTGTAAGCGTAATAGTCTGCTGATCCCAGCTATCCATATCTGCCATTTCTTCCCTAGGGATCAGGCCTTTCATCGCAGCAAGTACGGCATTTGGCTTTAAATACACAGCACAGTCGCGCACAAAATCAGACAGTGCAGCAAATGCGCGGCTGGTGACCACATTGAATTGACCTAAATCAGCTAATGTTTGCGGTTCTTCAATACGGGCTTGTACTGGCAATACATTTGGCATTTTCATATCTGCAGTCATTTGGCGCAAGAAACGAATTTTTTTGCCATTACTATCCAAAAGAACACAGTCTCTCTCTGGTTGAACAATGGCAATAACGAAACCTGGTAACCCCCCACCAGTCCCGACATCCAATAATCGCCCTTCAGGTAAATGAGGAATAATACTTAAACTATCAAGCAGGTGCTTGACTAGCATCTCCTTAGGATCACGAATTGCTGTTAAGTTATAAGCTTTATTCCACAACGATAGATTATCTTGATACTGCAGTAATTTACTCAGTGTATCGTCGGACAATTCCAAACCGAGTTTAAGTGAGCCATCTTTGAGCTTGGAAAATAAAGGATGCATAGTCTTTTTTTGCTTTGAAAAATCTAGGGGTGAATGATAGCAGGATGTAAGGCATGCGAATATTTTGATAAAGAAAATATTAAGACTTTCTCAATAAATTTTTTAAATATCAATCAAATATTTTTTTTCGAATGCGTCAAACTGATATGGTGTTAGCACATTTTTTGAGTTGAGCTAAACGAGGGCTACAAGAGCCATTCTTCAAAATGGCTCTTGTAAGTTTAGCACGCTCAACCAGCCTGTTTGATACCTTG comes from the Aquirhabdus parva genome and includes:
- a CDS encoding MotA/TolQ/ExbB proton channel family protein — protein: MWELIKAGGWLMFPLVICSIAALAIIIERGIRLQHKKVAPNGLVQSLEPKLKQGTLTTEELAALRLSSPLGDLLATGIQYSSGGLEYMTLQIQNRASTLIHRLEKHLNLLGTIGNIAPLLGLLGTVLGIIESFLAVNVGGNTDPAMLAAGISQALMSTAAGMFVAIPALIAYRYYQRKVADLAVEMEEQSGILLHLIHGVPQQASIAVVSLPTENIHHAPSHPHSADTAGSVFAQKIAPTPTAVKQSQS
- a CDS encoding ParB/RepB/Spo0J family partition protein, with product MIRKRGLAQGRGLDALLGSIKQVREEVAETHTLTPANAALLEISLDQLQRGVYQPRREIAPESLTDLADSIKRHGVMQPIVVRRIGGSDDEAQYEIIAGERRWRAARIAGLSVIPAIIRDLPDELAIALALIENIQREDLSPMEQAFALQRFHDEFGMSHQEIAETVGKARATVSNLLRLMSLNEEVKTMLDHGDLDMGHARALLALTLEDQSIIARVVVGRGLSVRQTEQLIRERLNPPAAKPVRVAPADIGDLERRLAERLGARVELSHNPKGKGKLVIRYHSLDELDGILAVMSVQP
- a CDS encoding ParA family protein; translation: MTDISPRKRPEIWAVANQKGGVGKTTTAVNLAASLGVLKKRVLLIDLDPQGNATMGSGLQKTELPYSVTDVLLEVAPIEAVIQPTQVGYRLMGSNRDLAGVEISLFERTEREFILKTALAKVEDQYDFILIDCAPSLNLLTINALSAATGVIIPMQCEYYALEGLADLSATIDRIRDALNPELKIRGVLRTMFDPRNTLANDVSQELSVHFGNLMLETIIPRNVRLAEAPAHGMPVMFYEKGSRGALSYLSAAAELVRTGKLKKGKSL
- the rsmG gene encoding 16S rRNA (guanine(527)-N(7))-methyltransferase RsmG, coding for MHPLFSKLKDGSLKLGLELSDDTLSKLLQYQDNLSLWNKAYNLTAIRDPKEMLVKHLLDSLSIIPHLPEGRLLDVGTGGGLPGFVIAIVQPERDCVLLDSNGKKIRFLRQMTADMKMPNVLPVQARIEEPQTLADLGQFNVVTSRAFAALSDFVRDCAVYLKPNAVLAAMKGLIPREEMADMDSWDQQTITLTVPALDEQRHLILLTKKMTA